The DNA region AGTTTTATAGGCTTTTTCCTATCACCTAATCTCCTGAGTGACTGTTTCTTTGAGAGGTATATCTTAAATTCagcccattaaagcttaatgtcAACTTACTTTATTCTTAATGCCGACTTACATTATCCTAATGCTAAATTATCATATCCTTagtgcctacttttaatattttaaatatctacttaattCATTCTTATTAATACctacatttaatatttaaaaaatatataatgaactAGCCCAATTAAAAATAGTCTCAAAGAGACCATCACTCACAAGAATTGGTGTTTTTCTATTATCAATTAGTTTTAAGATAAAATTTCATCGAATTTATGAGCAGTCTTCTTTCTCTCTTAAACTATTCTTATTTGTACAAGTCTAGTAACAAATTTATCCACATCCAACATTGAGTCTACCATTTCAATCTTGTGTTCGACCCTGCTTGTTCTATTACATTATTTTTGGCTTATAAAACTAAGCACTCACACTAACAATTACTAAAGTAAACAAATAACTAGAGAAGCATAGACCataaagaattaaaattaattactcCCTCCCTTCCTAGCTAAGAGATTACCAAAGTTTCTAGAAATTTTCGtctatttttttactttgtaaCATTTCTATTTTAGATAGTATTTATATAACTTTCTTAAATTTTTATccacatattttttttcaattttaatcatattTGAGACCTATTATTTTCACTTGCTTCTATCAAGATCCCTATCAACTTGCATTTTAAACTGAAAAGTTTTACGCACATGAGGATTAcaagaaaaaccctaaaaattaaatataagtaCCACAAATTATCGTGTTCTCGTGACACGTTTctcatatatgaatttaatagtCTACTATTAAAATAAGTAACATATAggctctctttttttttaaatcgtcTTACTGAGAGATAATCTTTCATAAAAGTAGCTCTAAACTTTAAATGGATCAATAAAAATAGCATTTATTTTAGGTTGCAAATACTTATTCATGGTGTAACCATCTTCACCAATTTGATAAAAATCATGTAAAACTCTTGATAGGTTGATCATTCGTTGGATGATAGGCATTGGAACAGTATTTGGTGTAAGCATGCCTCTGTTCACGTCTTTCCATGCTTCCTCCATCTGTATTTGTATCTCTTTATAAGCTTCTTCCTCTGAGACTCCAAATTGGCCCATATAGCATTCTACAGCCGAAGTTACATGCTCTCTTTTTTGTTCAAACtgcaaattttcataatatttcaaaatttaagtatgtcaactaatacaaaataaagactgtttgaaaataaatatttaattttaaatttttaattataattacaaaGAGTTATCTTTGTGTGAGTCCGTCTCTCAATGAGACGACCTAAAAACAAGGAGcccatatgctaataatttgtattaattgtaCTATTCAACCTATATATATAATGTGTATCTCATAGTGGCCGTTatttcatacaagaatttgtgtttaaaaTAACGGTGAAATTGGTGGTTgtacaaatttgaattttattgattttgtaaAACGCTAAATCAAACAGATTTtagattttcaaataaaatcatcatttCTAAATAATAGCATATTTTTGAACAATATTgaatcattattatttatatctaCTCAGTACAATTAAATTGAATTGGTTATATACTCAATTTAAGTTCAATTTGATTCGAgtcaattcaattcaattaactttaattttacATATGTAATACCCTTGATGCTATGTACTTATGTGGTCCATTTAGTTCTATATAACACAAATTAACTTAGATTTTGTTAGAATTATGGATTTTGCTACTAGTTcacagttattttttttttactctagTGATAGAGGTTTGATTCTCACCACTTATAAGAATAATtaattctcttctcttttctttctttcttctaaatattttttagccTACCCGTAAATGCATTAAGTACATAgatttaagtaattattttttatcattgttCTTTGGCTTTCCTCAATAGCTTAAAAATCTATGTTCAAAAGATGTTAATTTGTTACATTAATACGAGTATGtcttttgataaaaataaattttcaacttGTTAGaaaaaatgactaaaataacCCCCTTCATGTCAATTCCTCCCCTTTCTTCCAAACAAGGCATTAAGAAGCTTATATATGAATTCAAAACATACCTTATGGCTAGAAATGTCATTAAAGAGCCTAGTCAATATAGATGAAGCTTTTGGAGCCCTAGAATTTTTGTGGGTCCATTCAAAAGAATCCTTTGATGCAATCTCACCCATGCCTAGATAAGACGCAacaaaaatgaacaagtatccaGAACTTAAAATGCCATTCTTCACATAGTCCTCATATGTTGGAACAAACTTTTCTTGACACCATTTTGCTTCTTGTAGGTAACCTTGGCATGTAGCAAGCATCTAAAAttatcaaaaccaaaaaaatctaCTTAGTTTACATAAATGAAGTATAAATATGACAATATCTCATTACTCTAATACAGTGGAGAATTAGGACATGTACAATATGTCCGACTGCACATGATCCCTAAAAATAAACAACCTCATAAATTTTAGTGGCACATAATTTTTTCGTATTGAAGTAAGAGCCAATTCCCGTGATATTGGTGATAGCTTCGATCGCTTGGTTGCCCATGCTCTATCTTGCACAATtgaggatgatgatggtgtttGTGCAAATGAGTATGGAAGCACATGCTTTGGGTCACTCAATGAAGtgataaatgatgataatttgaAGAGGTCTGTGCAAGGAATGGAGTGTCTTGATCAAGGCAAGGCTTGAGGAGAACCGTGCACAACCAAAACAGCAGCATACGAAATAAACAAATGGGCTTGAAGTGAAGCTCGACTGGTCGAGGACGGCTGCTCGATCAAGCAAGTCCGAGCACATAAAATCTACaagtttctgttttgttctCGGTTTGTAGTCGCATTTTAGGGTTTTGTCTTAAGGGTTCCTAATATGTTATGGGACCATAAAAGAGGGTCTTAGAGCATTATTAGGGTATAGAGAGAGGCTAACACAAGTGAGGCAAATAAGGTTTTAACCATAAGAGTTATTCCTTTTGTATTTGCATGTTTGTGTGAGATGGATATTTAAGGTGTAATCTTTACCTTGTACAAAATTAAAGAGAcagaataaattgaaaattgaaaaacaaaaataataaaaaagtatgttTACTTGCTGTTTAAGGTAGTGAATAGCAAAGGATCGTCCTTCTTTGGCTAAATCTTGCTCGATTTCTCCAACTGTGTCCAGAATAGCTTGATAAAACAATTTCATATAATCTGGAAGCTGATCAATGCAACTTTCGTCCCAGCTGAAATTCCGTTGTTTATGTTAttacattattaatttaaaaagctCTCGTTTCGATTTGTTTTTGAGTAATTGGCAATTGATTACTGGATGTTGGCTATTGAAATTTTTAGTTAGCTTGTTTGATAAGTTGAAATGTTGGCTGTTTTTGTTTGCTTTTAAGCTGGCTGAAAAAACCAACTATTTAtaaagatgtttggtaaatttaagtattAGTACAAACTGATTATTAGACAAAAAGTGAGTTAATAAgccaaaaacaacaaaaaaaaacgaactgaagtaattttttaattttggcttGTAAGCCAACTTTTAAGCTGACTGAAAAGGCATTTTTCAAGCCAACAAGTTAAATACCAAAAACCAACCAAAAATTCAATGTAAAAGCCAACATCCAAACCCTCCATTGTGTAGCATTTTTATAAAAACAGATATgtaaaatataaactaatattaAAAAACACTGTCTTTTTAATTGTGGACTTAGTccacattaaaataatatacatcaattttaatattttgtcaGTTTTACTTAATTCATCTAAGTTTATTTCATGTGGCTAAATTTATACGACACTTTCACTctaaaaaagaaatgaaagatAGGATATAATTTAAGAGTAAATGTTGTAAAACCTTTGAATTGCTTGTGTGAAGGATTCTAGCTCATCCATTACTCCATAAGAGTCGTATATATCATCGACGATGGACATAATCTTGAACAATTTGCACAAAAGCATTCTTGCATATAAGTATTTGGGCTCGTAGTATGTTCCCAAACACCAAAAGTAGGCCTCAACCACTCTATTCCTACTAAACTTGGGCAGCTTAACGATCGAGTCAAAGCTCCTTGACCACCTAAcccaaaaaaatgaataaaattttgtttaaattcattaaattaaattcCTATAAAATCTTTATCAATATGTATGCCACTATTATTTGACAGTTTAGTGGCAAATTTAGGACTCAAACTTAGTAAAATCACAATCCATAACATATTTGCATTAATTAAATGTGCTAATAGATGAATACTCAACATttagtataaaaaattaaatatgctagtgtatatattttaagcatttaatagaaaatattaattttgaatgCACTAATTTGTTTAAAGAAGTTTCGTAGTAGAGTTGGTTTAGGGAGAGCATAATAAGATATTTGCACACTTGAACATGTTAAGGTATCATcttaaccaaaagtttaagttgattgTTGAAgcttaaaatatgttatataatctgACACGTCACCTTACACAAGAGTCTTTGAGATAGAAGCGTGGATGCAACATAAATCTCCTCATACCCAGTGAAAAATATCTCACTTGAATTTGAGGGGTGGTTGGAATTCGAACCTATGACCTTTTTGTCATGTTGGCTCAGATgtcatgtcaagaaaccaactcaatcaaaagtttaagggTGATTGAATTATAGTTTAAATCACAACACCACCTTCTAAACCACCAATATTTGACATACGCTCATATTAGGTTGTCCCTTTGTTTTTGAACTAGTTTTATTAATTAGGCATTTATTATCTCAATTCTCAATAATCATATTATTTAAATCTCATTCAGATCTAAATTCTCTAATTTAATCAAATCCTTATTATATGACATATTCTTTTAATCCTTATACTTATATCTTATTCTCCAAACTACATTTAGAATTGCTAATTACCTTGTAAAATCTCTAAGCTCTATATTGTGCAACACTTGAAGGTAGTTGAAATCTAACTTGGCAAATCTAAGCAAAGTTTTATTATGAGAAGGATTGGCTTCATATAATGAGATCTGATGCTTAGATTCAAGTCTTATACTGCGTCTGTGGAGAGGTAGTTTCAAGGAATGGGAAACCTGTTCAGCCATGGGTGACCTTAATTCTTCAACAATGGATGATAAGTTAGTTGAACAAAATGTATGGGCTTCTTCAAGTATATTCTCTCCCTTTACTCCAACATCTGATGCTTCGTATAAATTCAATAACCCTTCAACATCACTTTTCAGACATTCCCTCAACCTTCCATTCTCATCTTTAAACTTTTCAAATACATCTGATATTTTCAATAAAACAATTAGATATAAACAATATTTGGTTCAGAAGAGTttactataaatatttatttgtcCTTTTAAATTTAGGAGTCGTACAAAATGTCTATTAAACTAATTCACATTAGATAGAAAATTAATGttccacataaatatatattaaattttaatgggtAAATTAGTAGGGATAACATCCTAATTATATATTCtattttcattaattaaaataatacttttatataaataaaaaggtcggacatattaatataattgtagTCTCACCCCTTACATAACAAAAAAATAGACACCAAGTGTAGAATATTAATTTCTTGAGTAATTTTATTGTGATTAgctaattaaataaaagtataaaaaaccATAATAttgagtttaagatttttgttgataaacaaaaaacatttaataatttatgccagcatataaatttatttggaagtctttaatttttttatcattttaatcatactttaagtaataaaaaatcaaatggctCGGATTctattttaataacaattaaaattgcaTGATTTTAGTGGTTGACTTTAAAAGCCAATTACCAATATAAAATTACGCCAATTTCATATTGAGTTGATCTCACTTTAATCTCTAAATCAAAGACAAAGATAAATTTAATATGATCATACttaaatcaataacaaaatcaaacggtttagattttattttaaaataataaacagTTAAGGTTGCAGGGTTGTAATAATTAGCTTTAAAAGCCAATTACAATAGAATTATCTGTCGCACGACTTTATCTctaaattaaagacaaattaaagtaaaaatggATATGATGATACCAGATGATACATGAAATCCATGTTGCCGTAAAAGACGAAAGCTTAGTGAAACATATTGAAGATCGTCCTTATAATAATTAACCAAGTAATAattgaaattgttttttaatttttgtagaTAATTTTGAATATCATTCTCGAAATGGTATGCCACTCCAAGCCGATGCATAGCATCTATAAACTCAATTCTTTCTTTTGGGTTCTTTCTAACTTCCAAAAGCTCTTTTCTTACTAGCTCTTTGAGCTTTTTAACTTCTTGCTTCATTTGCCCTAGGGTAACCTATAAGAATaatgaatattaaaattagaaaactttttaaggggtttaacaaactaaaaaatatatataaatggacTTCTATGTATATAGATTGAAAATcactataataaatttaacttttcacgATATTGAATTTAGtagcattaaaaaaataccactgatttatatttttaatgtaatagttattggtttttattttaagttccactataaaataatttagtgacactttatttggtctttagtgacatatgtaataAAACGATAGTATATAGTAGCATGAGAAATGTTACTAGATCCTATGTCGCGAAAAACtgtagtatgattttttattatgctgctaaaatATCTAATAAATGTCAGTAAGTtcattatatatactattagaaaattaaagtagtgacatttaaaataaatcgTTAAATACATCCCACTAAAAACaatttatattgttttgaacTTAAATATTATTTCAATCATAAAAACATCTCATAAGTCGAGCATGACGTTCATTTTATCAATACAAGGTTCTTTTAactatattgaaaaaaatttctttcctatatttttcttgagTCCCTTAGCTTTCTtgagatattttattttatcaaaccTAACCTATTGATATAAGACCATCGTAAAAggtaaaaacaaataatatatgcATGTGATATCATTTTTTTGGTCtgtgtatatttttattttacatttataAAGAGTTAGGATTagcaatttatattttaaagttcatatttttataataatatctccaaaagttaaaattttttaaaaaacttaaagttgaaatttttagaatagaAACACCTAAAGTtagaaatttcaattttaattttcctaaaactttttataataaaattcaattacttctaaaatttcaattatgatttttttttattaaattgagcctttttacataatattaaaGTCAGTGTGACAAAAAATTCTATAATACACACATCCACAAAGTTAACCAAACTCCAAGATGTCAAAATATTTCATTATAACATGATGTTGTGTTTCTTTTCTTGCCAAACACCGTAGAGAATTTCGGGGTATACATATGTGGAAGgaatagaaaaataatattgtaaacaataaaatttagagTAGTATTGAACAACTAAtgcttaaagtaataataatatcactAGAAACATATGCTccaaaattaaacaaagattggcAATTAAAGCTTTTACACTTAGCTTAATAGAGAAGGGGTGATAGGAGTAGAGTTTTACCACCCTTGGTTGTCAATTTTTGACTAATTTATGCATTGATATAAAAGAGAAGTTGTTGGTGACTTTGTTTAACATATACACGTACTAATAAGTTTGTCATGAGAGTTGACAACACATAATTCTGTTaagtttttattctaaaatCAATTGGTGACAGGAGGATTAGAGAAGTAGTCTATTAAACTTATATGATTGTCAACATCTCTCTAATTCTTTAATGGGAGATTACATGTGTGTTATTCTTTCAATACTTCCTCACATGTAAACCCATCTTTTAATTGGGCAAGAATGCATTCTTTTCAAACTCGCATGATGTTTTTTTTATGGAAGAGTTTTCGTTTCCAATTGATCGAAACCGTCGActttgataccatattaagTTTGTCACGAGAGTTGACTGTACAGCCTGATGATACTCCATTTTAAAACCAACTGACGTTAAAAAAAGTAGTAGCCTATCAAGCTTATTATCAACCTCTCTCTAATTTTTCGATGTGTTATTTTTCCAACATCTATTGATGCATGATAAGGATGTAATATCCGCGTAAAAGTATAATTAAGTAGAACCTTATTAAATCTATTTAGAGGTGTAGTGTTTGTATTTCTAGTTATTTCGtagaatttaattaattgtgggataaaataaaaaaaatattatcgcAACCAATTTTTATTAAGTGAAGTAATAGATAAAAGAAGTAAAATGTACTATTAAGTAGGACCATAATAGTAGCTAGGTTGCTATAATAACATATATGAGAgtgaaaacaattgaaaaaggTACCTCGTCAGGAGGAGTATAGTTCAGAAAGCGATCTCCCCAAATATCTGGATGAAACTTTGCGAGTGGACGGACTATTTGTTTGGTTGAATTCACACAATTCAAAtccattaatttaaatttcaaggtttaatgtttttttttttttgaggtacAATTTGGAGATTGAAACACTCATCGTACTACCATTTTATATGCGCTTTGGGACACTAGTGTACTAAATATTGTGGGGTTGGTGCAAGTAAAGATTAGGACCAAACAAAAAGATCTTATGCATTATTTTTAGGCTAAGCACATTGATATCATGTGTTATATTTTTGCGTGCTAACAAGAGAGTAAAGGTGAAGAAGGTAGTATCTTCTAaccattttgttgattttttcacCAAGTCATTTTCATATAGTAAGTTTTAGTATTGTTTGGATTTACTGAAACTTAGTTCTTATGTGAATCTAACCCTTCGGATATTTTGGATAATCTTTACGAGGAGTGTCATTTTTCATGTGGAGGCTCATTTTGAGATCGTGTTCTAGGTGGTGCGTTGGTTTTTTTTGGAGCTTGTGTTCTAGGTAGAGCGTTATAAGAAAGTTCTTGGATGCTAGTATACACATGGACTCGTATCATTTCAGTGGTCGCGGTAGTTATTATTTTAGGACTTATTGTGTTCGTCGTCAAACACGAATTTAATTTTAGGTGGAGATTATAAGAGTTTTGATTTAATTGGCAAGCAAGAAAGGATGAAGGTTCAATAATGGAGAAAACAATTATGTTGGGGCATAATATAGTCTTGCACTTGACGATCAGTCGAGAGGCTGCTCGGCATGTTATCAAGCACATGAATTATGACTGTTTAGTTTTTTACTTTGTGTTCTTTTTGTTTCACTGTAtgtttgttatgaatggtgtgacttgaatGCACatttgatgtgtgcattcatgagTGACTCTTTGGGACCTATGAGTGTGTTAATATGGGTGAATTAAGTTGGCAACTTAATGtttgtgatttatgatggtgattaaagtATGAATTGATTCATGAGAGTTATGAGTCTTAACAAAGAAGTGGAAATGATGCTCTACTATGCTTAGTGAAGCAAGGCTGTCAGAATGCCTCTTAAAGGTCGCTCGACCAGGCCGCTTGACCGAGCAAGCTCCTGGGTGGGTCGAGCGAACAAACAGAATACTTCCAGTAGCTTGCTATAGCCCGCTCGACCaagcgagcctctgctttggtcgagcagATCTTCTGATGCTCCTatgatgctgtttttgactcttcaagtgcTTGGGgctgttttattatcatttatttaaaGCTTTAATGTATTATATGTTGCTTAGTGTGATCTCccctataaatagaggtctcATATGCCATTGTAAAACATctacaaaatacaccccaaacCAAATATTAGCCTATCTTCTCAATTGTAGTCTCCacatttgagagttctttgaactcctttgataatataagtgaGATACTACATACCGGAGAACGTAGTcttaattgggtgaacctcgttaaatctttgtgtcgttttattgcattattatctcctataaacatcgatatcattgatagtgtaatttgtttgtcacaagacttcatacattcgatcttggtgACATTAGAGATTGAAACACGTTGTTTGATCTCTAATATGGCATCATTTTCGATGTTAAAACGCCTTATGTTATGTCTGCAAACTTAAGGTTGGTcgaattttaaatttctttttaatagtttttctCTATGTAAATACAACTTACCCTagcatttaaattaaaaaacattgCAGAAAATTTTTTTGATAGCCATTGTTAAGAGTTCTAAAGGAAGATAAAATTATCTCTTTTACATCTTGTACCTTTTTTTCCAAAGAATATTCACGGTTATTAAAATCTCGATCCTaatctacgattctacgatcttacgatacaaaatttaattagttatcCAATGAACACTAATACTTATTTGTAGGATAtcacacgatcctacgatccgattCTACCGATTTCGATCGTACTCCATTTAACGATTCTAGGTAGAACCCCGATCTTAACAAGCTGTTCTCAAGCAACAATTGCGTTTTTGACAACGTTTATCAATTGGTAATAATTCGTATTATTCTTAttcaataaattttatataaccAAGTAAGATCTTAATTATTCGTCTGCATGCATTAACACTAGCATTAAAAAAAGGtcactgatttatattgttAGTGTAATTGTTggtatttattttaagttacactataaaatgatttagtgacactttatttatttGGCCTTTGGTGGCATATATAATTGTTaatatagtctatagtgacatttatgagaagtGTCACTGAATCCAATGTTGCGAAaaactttagtatgatttttctTATACTGTTAAAGCGTTCAATAAATATCATTAACTCCAATATATATACTATGATAAATTTGAAGTAAtgacattaaaattaaatatctctaaatatattccactaaaaacaaattatattatagtgtaaatattatgaaaagtaaaatatagcaaaatctaaaaaaaaaaaaaaaaaaaaagaaggactACATCGATAAATAACCGCTTAAATCTTTCCATTCTCTATCTCACTATACACAccataattaatgaaaaatctaGCATGCCAATTGTCTTTTGTACTGTGTATCCACATTTTAATAATGAATATTTTTTGAACCTATATATTACTCCCACCACATCAACAtaattgtcccatttgcttgggcacgatTATTAAGGGTGATATGGGGTTcattaaaaaggtggtagttgggtaagtagtgaagggtagttgggtaagtaaggtatatggggtatATTTGTAATTACATGTGTGAACTAagaatatttaggtaaaaaaaaattgacaaaaatagaaatgtgacaattaatatggttttgccaaataaaaaaatatgacaaTTAAAATGGAGTGAAGGGAGTATAATGTATCTATATTTTAAGTCTTTTGTACCAACTGTGTGGACTAAATACATTGTACAAATTAAAAGCGCACGtgaataatattttgtttctaCAACTCGGTATCAAAGAGTGGGGACTGCTAGCGACCATTAAACTATTAAGAGTCTTATATTTTTGAAGAATTTGcggttttttaataaaaaaaattctaattatcTCTGCATATGGATGAGAAATTAGAGATGATGAATCAAAACAAGGTTAGGATATtctgttaaattatattttaaaaattttttagagTAGTAAATTTAGATACGATATAATATTACTAGTCAAtagaaaatcaaattttgttttagTTGAAATATGTAtagtattataatttaattttaagtttaattcATGTTGTTCTCTAAAATCTTCCCTTCTCCCAATTTACCTTGTATTAAACAAAATTGCTAATTAATTTGGTAGAGGGAAAAGGCTACATAACGTCTTAAAAGGGGTGGTTCTTAGCTTGTGAAAGAAAATCACTTTCATTATTATAATCCCTCTAAAACTAAGGGATACTattatgttttgtttaattagttgATGTTAATTACGCtctaaataaacaaaagaaaatcaaaatgtaaaataaatcaGATCTCAAaacttattttatgtttttacttCGCCCTTGCGGCCTTAACTTTATATTGTATGTAATAAATTACTAATATAGAAATTTGTGCGATGCTTAGAGTTTTTAATATCAACATATATCAAAAATgtgatttttaaagaaaaatgtaagtatatattctatttatcaactttaaatttttcattaatatgtGATGGTTGATAAGATAATAATTCAACAGTTTGAGAATAGAGAATTTAATGTAAAGATTAATGCGAATACGttttatatcaaataatatTCACAGCAAATAAGCAACAacgatgtttattttttatattaaaaataataggagGTTTTGAAACACCTCTTCATTTACAACTTCCTATGTGcgataaaattttcaaacctcTACTaccattgcaaaaaaaaaaaaaaaaaagaaaagaaaaagagagaacAAAAAAGCGTTGGCGATTAATTAAGTCGTCTAATAGTAGGGTCAAAGCAATTCACAACTCTATGGCGACTAAAAATTTAGGTCACTtaataagccaaaataaaattaGACCTTATCTAGTCGCCTCCTACAAATCGCTCTTCTCCTTGGAATACATTTGTTTCCTATATTGTCTATTCTCCACCTACTTCTCTTACAAAATTTCACAACGTCTGGCATTTTTGTTATCTCCCCAATAGATCATGCAATCGTAACTATAGTAATCTATTTTCTCTGCTGTCAATCCAAGTCCAACTATTTGTTTCTTCGTATCATAAAACCCAATTATCATTGTATTTGGTTCTGGAAAAGTCTCCTACATCATGTTGCATATTTATCATGCAACCGATGAAATATGAAACTTAGTTAAGTCTCCAATCTTATTTCCTCATAAACATTCTCACTTTCACCCACCAAACTACTCAAAAATCTCACCTAAAGATGTGAAACCAATTAAAATGCAAGGGTTTGTGAGGTTTAGTGAAGGAACAAATAAACAAACAGACACAAAAACAGAGCACAACACCAAAGAACAAGAACACAAAGATTTAATGAAGTATCTAAGTATACCTCCCTCAAAACATGTTTCTTACCATTAATGAATCAACATACATCAATGACTCAACTCACTCAAGTCTTAAGAACACTCTCTCAAGGTAAAGATTGAACCTTCGATGTCAATCCCTCACAAATGTACTAATACAAGGAAAAAAGAATTCTCTAGGCTAAACCCTAGTTTTTCTATGTATAAGTCTCTCcattatgttctaatatatacatatatatatatatatatatatatatatatatatatatatatatatatatatatatatatatatatatatatatatatatatatatatatatatatatatatatatagtctaaGACAAATTAGAAACCCTAAGACTAAAGGCCTTGAAACCCAAGTAATTTCCACAACAAAAATTCGTCAGTTTCTGTCCTATATCTCGCTCGATCTAGCGGCCCTTTGCTCGACCAGGTCGAACATTGTCAGTTGCTTCCTATACTCGAGTGAGGTGCTACCTTGGTCATGTAAAGCTTCACTCGAGTCTTGCCTTGATCAAGGCACCCCTCAAAACCTTATGTTAGCACTACATAGCCTTCATCAAAGCATTT from Amaranthus tricolor cultivar Red isolate AtriRed21 chromosome 3, ASM2621246v1, whole genome shotgun sequence includes:
- the LOC130807259 gene encoding sesquiterpene synthase-like, with protein sequence MDLNCVNSTKQIVRPLAKFHPDIWGDRFLNYTPPDEVTLGQMKQEVKKLKELVRKELLEVRKNPKERIEFIDAMHRLGVAYHFENDIQNYLQKLKNNFNYYLVNYYKDDLQYVSLSFRLLRQHGFHVSSDVFEKFKDENGRLRECLKSDVEGLLNLYEASDVGVKGENILEEAHTFCSTNLSSIVEELRSPMAEQVSHSLKLPLHRRSIRLESKHQISLYEANPSHNKTLLRFAKLDFNYLQVLHNIELRDFTRWSRSFDSIVKLPKFSRNRVVEAYFWCLGTYYEPKYLYARMLLCKLFKIMSIVDDIYDSYGVMDELESFTQAIQSWDESCIDQLPDYMKLFYQAILDTVGEIEQDLAKEGRSFAIHYLKQQMLATCQGYLQEAKWCQEKFVPTYEDYVKNGILSSGYLFIFVASYLGMGEIASKDSFEWTHKNSRAPKASSILTRLFNDISSHKFEQKREHVTSAVECYMGQFGVSEEEAYKEIQIQMEEAWKDVNRGMLTPNTVPMPIIQRMINLSRVLHDFYQIGEDGYTMNKYLQPKINAIFIDPFKV